The genomic segment TTCGATAAGTGAAATTAGACTGGCATTATCGTCGATAAAGTCACACAGGAGAAGCACGCAATTGTTCTGATAATGTTTACGTATAGCTGATCAATTAAAAGGCCCTGTGTTTCGGGTATTTTACATTGATCGACATTGGTTTTTGGGAGTCTTCATCATTTTTAATGTCATGACTTATTTCTTTTTGTTGACATAATAAAGTGCATGTAAATCAAATGATTGAAAAAATAAAACGACTTGAAATAATCATTGATATATGCGTATTGATGTCTATACTGATTTTTTGATTGGGGAAGCATTTAGTACCTCAGTCTAAAAATCTTAGCGACGAAGTAAGTGATCAACATGGTGCTATAAGTCTTCGGTTTATCCGTGAATCCCAGTTCCGCTTACTTTTCTTGTTTTTCAAAAGGAGGCTTTGATGGATACCATTACTTCTATGACTTCAACCCTTGAACCTTTGGTTGACTTTGACCAGGTTGTGCCATACACGGACAAGGATCATCCGTTGTTCAACGAATTGTACGAAGTGTTGAAGAGGCATGGCGCATTACGCCGATTTGGGATAACACTTTTGCACCAACACTTTCCGATCACAGATGAAGAGATATTGCTCGAAAAAACAAACATCGAAGATCGGATCATGATGATTAGGCCTACGCAGAAAACTGAGTTGAAGGGAAAGAAATACCTCGAAACTTCATGGCGTCTTGATACAGGAACACCTGTGATGGTCTGTGTATGCGTCCCAAAATCCAACGGTGGACACGATCATTTTTGACAGATCAATTAGCAGATTCACGCTTACCAGCCTGAATCTGGCGAGATGAAACCAGCAGGGTTTTCCCCAGCACAGGCTATTCTGAGTCGCTAGCGCCTTCCGCAGATGGCGATGGCCGCTGTATCTCCGGCAGGCGAAAATAACGTTCGCGCAGTGCGGTATCAATCCTGGTAAGTCCTATTTGAAGCTGGTCGATGAATTCGTGCAACCCGGCTTTTGCTAGTGCTTCACTATTGGCTGAGGCTAACATATCCTGAGATGTACGCACAGATACCATCACTGACTCGGGTTGAGGCAAAGCTTGTACGACATCTGCGATTTCCGTCAGGCAGTGATTAATGGTACGCGGGAATCTGAGGTCATGTAATAGCAGGCCGATTACCTGTGTGCTGCTGGCGTGCACGCTGATATGGCGACGATACATCTGGTAAGCCGACAAGGCCTTGAGAATGTTCATCCAGAGTAAATCGTTATACTGTTCACCGGCTGGCGTGTCAGTCGGCAAAATAACTGCATGGCTAACATCCAGAATACGGCTTGTCATGTCAGCACGCTCTATATTGCGCCCCAGTCGCAAAAACTGGTAAGCATCGTCGCTGGACATGGTGCCCGATAGCAGCCCTACGATGCTTTGCCTGCGCCGGATAATACCTTGAAGTACTTCATAACGCTGACGGCGATCCAGTTCACCGGGAAGTGCCTTTTTGGCAAAAAGATAGAGTTCGTTTACCCATTCCCATGACTCCCAAGGTAGTACCTCGCGGAAGGTGCGTGTATTTTCTCGAGCATGAGCGATACAAGTCATGATGGAACTGGGATTCCGTTCATCCTGAATCAAAAAGCGCATGACTGCTGATTCGTTTGCTTCTGGATAATGCTCAAAGAAAAGTTCGTCGAGACCTGCGACTTTGAGTAAAGAGTCCCAACCGAAAGTTGCATCGCCGGGCATGTCCAGTGTCATCAGCGTCACAGCATTAATCAGGCGCGAGGTGTCTTCAGCGCGCTCCATGAAGCGAGTCATCCAGTAGAGTTTTTCTGCAACGCGAGATAGCATCATTGTGCACTCTCCACTACCCAGGTGTCCTTGCTGCCGCCACCCTGAGATGAATTGACCACCAGTGATCCCTTGCGCAGGGCAACACGGGTTAGTCCTCCGGCGGTTGCGTAAAGTTTGTCGGATTGGAGGACAAATGGACGCAGATCAAGATGGCGTGGTTCCAGTCCCTCCTCGCATAATGTTGGTGCGGTGGACAGAGACAAGGTAGGCTGCGCCATGTAGTTGCGTGGATCTGACTTGATCAGTTCGGCGAATCTGGCGCGTTCCTCTGCAGTTGATTGCGGACCGATTAGCATGCCATATCCACCTGACTCGTTGGCAGGCTTGACGACCAGTTTATCCAGGTTGGCCAGGACGTATTCCCGGTCTTTTGGATACATACACAGGTAACTGGGTACATTGGGCAAGATTGCTTCTTCGCCCAGGTAATACTTGATCATTTTTGGCACAAAGGTGTAAACGACTTTATCGTCTGCCACACCGGCACCGGGCGCATTGGCAAGCCCAACGGTGCTTTTTTTCCATGCGCGCATCAGACCTGGTACGCCGAGGCAGGAGTCAGGCCGAAAAGCTTCCGGATCAAGAAAATCGTCGTCGATGCGTCGATAAATGACGTCCACTCGTTGCAGGCCATCTATGGTTTTCATATAGACGCAGTCGTCTTCCTGCACGACCAGGTCAGCACCCTCTACCAGTTCCGCGCCCATTTGTTGCGCAAGATAGCTATGTTCGAAATAAGCAGAATTAAAGATACCTGGTGTTAAAACGGCGATAACCGGCCGTTGTCCGGGACGAGGAGTCAGTGCTGCCAAGGTGTCATAGAGCTGGGCGGTGTAATTGTCCACAGGCTTAATGCGATAGCGGCCGAACGCTTCAGGGAATAACCGTTTCATCAGTTGGCGGTTTTCCAGCATGTAAGACACCCCGGAAGGTACTCGAAGGTTGTCTTCTAGAACGTAGAACTCGCCATCTGAATGTCGCACCAAATCAGTGCCACAAATATGAGCCCACACACCAAAACGGGGCATAGTGCCCACACATTGTGCACGGAAATTTTTTGAGTCCTTCAATACTTCCAGAGGAAAGACGCCGTCCTTAATAATTTTTTGCTCATTGTAAATGTCGCTGATGAACAGGTTGAGTGCACGCAATCGCTGCTTCAAGCCTCGTTCAACACGCTCCCATTCGCGGGCATCTATAATGCGTGGCACTACGTCGAAGGGCCAGGCGCGGTCGATGTTGCCAGCTTCTGTGTAGACCGTAAATGTGATGCCGGAGGTCATGATCGCAGCATTAACAGCGGCAATTCGCCCCGCTAACTCCTGTTCACCAAGGCCTGAGATATATTCACACAGGCCGCGTGCCAGTGGGCGCGGGTGTCCATCCGGGCCGATCAGTTCATCGAAAGCGTCACTTACCTGATAATTATCACAGGCGATTTTCATAATATGTCTCCAGGCCTGTCGTTTTTTGTTGCTTAAGTTATTTAAAGC from the Sulfurirhabdus autotrophica genome contains:
- a CDS encoding alpha-E domain-containing protein; protein product: MMLSRVAEKLYWMTRFMERAEDTSRLINAVTLMTLDMPGDATFGWDSLLKVAGLDELFFEHYPEANESAVMRFLIQDERNPSSIMTCIAHARENTRTFREVLPWESWEWVNELYLFAKKALPGELDRRQRYEVLQGIIRRRQSIVGLLSGTMSSDDAYQFLRLGRNIERADMTSRILDVSHAVILPTDTPAGEQYNDLLWMNILKALSAYQMYRRHISVHASSTQVIGLLLHDLRFPRTINHCLTEIADVVQALPQPESVMVSVRTSQDMLASANSEALAKAGLHEFIDQLQIGLTRIDTALRERYFRLPEIQRPSPSAEGASDSE
- a CDS encoding circularly permuted type 2 ATP-grasp protein; the protein is MKIACDNYQVSDAFDELIGPDGHPRPLARGLCEYISGLGEQELAGRIAAVNAAIMTSGITFTVYTEAGNIDRAWPFDVVPRIIDAREWERVERGLKQRLRALNLFISDIYNEQKIIKDGVFPLEVLKDSKNFRAQCVGTMPRFGVWAHICGTDLVRHSDGEFYVLEDNLRVPSGVSYMLENRQLMKRLFPEAFGRYRIKPVDNYTAQLYDTLAALTPRPGQRPVIAVLTPGIFNSAYFEHSYLAQQMGAELVEGADLVVQEDDCVYMKTIDGLQRVDVIYRRIDDDFLDPEAFRPDSCLGVPGLMRAWKKSTVGLANAPGAGVADDKVVYTFVPKMIKYYLGEEAILPNVPSYLCMYPKDREYVLANLDKLVVKPANESGGYGMLIGPQSTAEERARFAELIKSDPRNYMAQPTLSLSTAPTLCEEGLEPRHLDLRPFVLQSDKLYATAGGLTRVALRKGSLVVNSSQGGGSKDTWVVESAQ